The Terriglobia bacterium genome includes a region encoding these proteins:
- a CDS encoding YtxH domain-containing protein, producing the protein MSDRDGNGFLWFLAGLGIGAAIGVLYAPASGRETRETLASKAEEGRNRVVERAQRAREQASEWVEKGRDVVSQQKEQFKSAYDAGRQAYREATEGEGKSV; encoded by the coding sequence ATGTCCGATAGAGACGGAAACGGCTTTCTCTGGTTCCTGGCCGGTTTGGGGATCGGCGCCGCGATTGGTGTTCTTTATGCTCCGGCCTCCGGCCGCGAAACCCGCGAAACTCTCGCCAGCAAGGCGGAAGAGGGACGGAACCGTGTCGTTGAGCGCGCCCAGCGCGCCCGCGAACAGGCCAGTGAGTGGGTAGAAAAAGGCCGCGACGTCGTCAGCCAGCAGAAGGAGCAGTTCAAGTCCGCCTACGACGCCGGCCGGCAGGCATATCGCGAGGCCACCGAGGGCGAAGGGAAAAGCGTCTAG
- a CDS encoding DUF421 domain-containing protein, producing the protein MYPGGAVLVQIVLRTLVIYLVVLLGVRLSGKREVGQMTPFDLTLLLLISNSVQNAMTGPDNSLLGGIAAAATLLVVNYLVAEVSGLNRRFRRVIQGSPTLLVHNGQAIESHMAREHVSHDELTRALREHGIGNLSDVALAVLEVDGSISCLKYDDVNPAAQPHKRLKFLHKNQ; encoded by the coding sequence ATGTATCCAGGCGGCGCAGTCCTCGTTCAAATCGTCCTTCGCACGCTGGTCATCTACCTCGTGGTGCTGCTCGGGGTTCGCCTCAGCGGCAAGCGCGAAGTCGGCCAGATGACTCCCTTTGACCTCACGCTCCTGCTGCTGATCAGCAACTCGGTGCAAAACGCCATGACCGGCCCCGATAATTCGCTGCTCGGCGGCATCGCCGCGGCGGCCACGTTGCTGGTGGTGAATTACCTGGTGGCGGAGGTTTCGGGCTTGAATCGCCGCTTCCGGCGCGTCATCCAGGGATCGCCGACGCTGCTGGTGCATAACGGCCAGGCGATCGAGTCGCACATGGCGCGCGAGCACGTCTCGCACGACGAACTGACGCGCGCCCTTCGCGAGCATGGCATCGGCAACTTGAGCGACGTCGCGCTCGCCGTGCTCGAGGTGGATGGCTCCATCAGTTGCCTCAAGTACGACGACGTCAACCCGGCGGCGCAGCCGCATAAGCGGCTGAAGTTTCTCCACAAAAACCAGTAG